A single Bufo bufo chromosome 6, aBufBuf1.1, whole genome shotgun sequence DNA region contains:
- the LOC121005410 gene encoding protein ALP1-like: MFVLVLWWILWRRRLRRQEQARRRRHRVWMQRIRRHRDNRQRFAVFCTELRSDADKFYNYCHMSISAFDELLSRLRTSLILQNTVNGEYIGAEGRLIITLRFLATGEKFVSMHLQFHFRISTIASIVKTTCKVIWRDLQPVVMPTPTQETWLEVAAGFETETSFPNCIGAVDAQHVRVLQPLDSRSRYLGHKKYFSVLVLAVADTKCKFVAIDVGSYDRTGDCRVLDASQIQQRILQDQTSLPPPRPFPGTTDPVPLVMVSDYVFAVTPPLLCPYPWRRLDNRRRMFNCRLSRACQFAESTFGIMACRWQVICSTMQLDMSTAESVIRACCVLHNYVCDYDGEEADLTIQMPYIGVSIGWSYNRPLGNRLRIRDSFADYFVSPEGAVTWQFSCLDDSPADLH; encoded by the exons ATGTTCGTGCTGGTCCTGTGGTGGATCCTGTGGAGGCGCAGGCTGAGGAGACAA GAGCAAGCGAGACGCCGGCGGCACCGCGTCTGGATGCAGAGGATCAGGAGGCACAGGGACAACCGGCAGCGCTTTGCCGTATTTTGTACTGAACTGCGGAG TGATGCAGACAAATTCTACAACTACTGTCATATGTCAATTTCCGCATTTGATGAACTGCTCAGCCGTCTGCGGACTTCACTGATTCTTCAAAATACTGTAAATGGGGAATACATTGGTGCTGAAGGAAGGCTCATCATCACCCTGCG ATTCCTGGCAACAGGCGAGAAGTTTGTATCCATGCATCTTCAGTTCCATTTTCGTATATCTACAATCGCCAGCATAGTGAAGACCACTTGTAAGGTCATCTGGAGGGATTTGCAGCCTGTAGTCATGCCTACTCCCACCCAGGAGACCTGGTTAGAGGTGGCAGCTGGGTTTGAGACGGAAACCAGCTTTCCCAACTGCATAGGGGCTGTTGATGCTCAACACGTAAGAGTGCTGCAGCCCTTGGACTCTAGATCAAGGTACTTGGGTCACAAAAAGTACTTTTCTGTGCTTGTGTTGGCGGTGGCGGACACAAAGTGTAAGTTTGTTGCCATTGATGTCGGTTCTTATGACCGTACCGGGGactgcagagtgctggatgcatcaCAAATACAGCAGCGAATCCTCCAGGATCAAACCTCGCTCCCACCTCCACGACCATTTCCTGGAACAACCGATCCTGTTCCTTTGGTTATGGTTTCAGACTATGTGTTTGCCGTGACGCCTCCCCTTCTCTGTCCGTACCCATGGCGCAGGCTGGATAATCGAAGGAGGATGTTTAACTGCAGGCTGAGCCGTGCGTGTCAATTTGCCGAGTCCACTTTTGGCATTATGGCTTGTAGATGGCAAGTCATCTGCTCCACTATGCAACTGGATATGTCCACGGCAGAGTCCGTCATTAGAGCGTGCTGTGTCCTTCACAATTACGTGTGCGACTATGATGGCGAGGAAGCAGACCTAACCATCCAGATGCCCTATATTGGCGTTAGTATTGGTTGGAGCTACAACAGGCCGCTTGGCAACAGACTGCGCATAAGGGACAGCTTTGCTGACTATTTTGTCAGTCCTGAGGGCGCGGTCACCTGGCAGTTTTCCTGTCTTGACGATAGTCCCGCTGATCTGCACTAA